A single uncultured Methanolobus sp. DNA region contains:
- a CDS encoding PAS domain S-box protein, whose amino-acid sequence MIRTIILNFKENNHHRLEGELRDIQHEFSIYRISEKKPEISASGDNPIFIYRVENNDHKYVKKAMEIASASNSPVLFIIPDPEELFFEAISDKENVWYIKEPYTKIELKHTLEHLDSLLEKNDDRFRLITENVNDAIFVMDLKGDFSYFSPSIEKISGFTQEEAVKKNLSEWITKESYDFSTGLIKHFAIELSKGIVNTPPTFEIELICKNSEIIWVELTVNPVVDENNNFRHFIGVIRDIDSRKRAEERFRIAAQCVSDLIYEWDIKTDHLEWFGDIDEHLGYEPGEIKETLGSWSEHVHPDDLPGVMERIKNYRMNGDTFNAEYRMVNKKGQLRYWTEHGMPIYDRDKKKILRTIGVCSDITEKKEIENALKKSEEMFRLIAENANDVIWMLDANGELLYVSPSVKKLRGYTPEEIMNLPIEKRISGNSGTRAMEAWNRFFQKFRKGEELPDTPRIMEVEQPCKDGSTVWTEMHINPILDDKGDFRYFLGITRNISERRKNEQELLKQKNMLDSIFDLAPIPMLVLNEDAIVENMNNTCAEMLQRKRGDMVGLKAGEVFDCINSAKGKGCGTNKECIKCIFNDSAIETFRTKKNIRRREGKTTILDPNGKAIQLNVLVSTAFIEIPDEPKIVVSVEDITARKKAEEATIRSKIEAEEANRTKSEFLATMSHELRTPLNAIIGYSQMLQDSDFGTVNEKQERFANHISTSGKHLLELINDILDLSKVEAGKMDLHTETFEVNDVLKNVYNIIDPLAVKKNIEFNFVIDQDISIYADKVRFKQILYNLLSNAIKFTPNGGHVTANISANENVLKISVIDDGIGISHEEQKKLFTPFYQADSSTARKYQGTGLGLSIVRKMVELHGGTIEVESEPGKGSTFTFTLPILKEEKD is encoded by the coding sequence ATGATTAGAACTATAATTCTCAACTTTAAAGAAAACAATCATCACCGGCTTGAAGGAGAACTAAGGGACATACAGCATGAATTCTCCATATATCGCATAAGTGAAAAAAAACCGGAAATTTCTGCTTCTGGAGATAATCCCATATTCATTTACAGAGTTGAGAATAATGACCATAAATACGTAAAAAAAGCAATGGAAATTGCATCTGCCAGCAATTCACCTGTCCTGTTCATAATTCCGGACCCTGAAGAACTTTTCTTTGAAGCTATTTCAGACAAAGAAAATGTATGGTACATTAAAGAACCATACACAAAGATAGAACTCAAGCATACACTTGAACATCTTGACTCCCTGCTTGAGAAAAATGATGACCGGTTCCGCCTTATAACAGAAAACGTAAATGATGCCATTTTTGTAATGGACTTGAAAGGTGATTTTTCTTATTTTAGCCCCTCCATAGAAAAGATATCAGGTTTTACACAGGAAGAAGCTGTTAAGAAAAATCTTTCAGAATGGATTACTAAAGAATCATATGATTTTTCAACCGGACTGATAAAACATTTTGCCATAGAACTTAGCAAGGGAATCGTGAATACCCCGCCTACTTTTGAAATAGAGCTCATATGCAAAAACTCAGAGATCATATGGGTAGAACTTACTGTAAATCCGGTTGTCGATGAGAATAACAATTTCAGGCACTTTATCGGAGTTATCCGTGACATTGACTCCAGAAAACGAGCGGAAGAACGATTCAGAATAGCTGCACAATGCGTTAGTGACCTGATATACGAATGGGACATAAAGACCGACCATCTTGAATGGTTTGGAGATATTGATGAACATCTTGGCTATGAACCCGGAGAGATAAAGGAAACTCTTGGCTCGTGGTCCGAGCATGTTCACCCTGATGACCTGCCGGGAGTAATGGAGAGAATTAAAAATTACCGAATGAATGGCGATACATTCAATGCAGAGTACAGGATGGTAAACAAAAAAGGCCAGCTCAGATACTGGACCGAACATGGCATGCCCATCTATGACAGGGATAAAAAGAAGATACTGAGAACAATAGGTGTCTGTTCCGACATTACCGAAAAAAAAGAGATAGAGAACGCCCTGAAAAAGAGTGAGGAAATGTTCAGGCTCATAGCAGAGAATGCCAATGACGTGATATGGATGCTGGATGCAAACGGGGAACTCCTGTATGTCAGCCCTTCTGTTAAAAAACTCAGAGGATACACGCCTGAAGAAATAATGAATCTACCTATCGAAAAAAGGATCAGTGGAAATTCAGGAACCAGAGCCATGGAAGCCTGGAATAGGTTCTTCCAGAAGTTCAGGAAAGGAGAAGAACTGCCTGACACACCAAGAATTATGGAAGTTGAGCAGCCATGCAAAGATGGCTCTACAGTCTGGACTGAAATGCACATCAATCCGATACTTGATGATAAAGGTGATTTCCGATATTTCCTAGGGATAACACGCAATATCAGTGAAAGGCGGAAGAATGAACAAGAGCTTCTAAAACAGAAGAATATGCTTGACAGCATTTTTGACCTTGCACCAATACCAATGTTAGTTCTAAATGAAGATGCAATTGTCGAGAACATGAATAATACATGTGCAGAAATGCTGCAAAGAAAAAGAGGAGACATGGTAGGACTTAAAGCAGGAGAAGTTTTCGACTGCATAAATTCTGCAAAAGGAAAAGGATGTGGAACTAATAAGGAATGTATAAAATGTATCTTCAATGATTCAGCCATTGAAACTTTCCGGACCAAAAAGAATATCCGCAGAAGAGAAGGTAAAACTACCATACTTGACCCGAACGGGAAAGCTATTCAACTAAATGTATTGGTTTCAACTGCATTTATAGAAATTCCTGATGAACCAAAGATAGTAGTCAGCGTTGAAGACATCACCGCAAGGAAAAAAGCTGAAGAAGCAACTATCCGCTCAAAGATAGAAGCGGAAGAGGCAAATCGTACAAAAAGTGAGTTCCTTGCAACCATGAGTCATGAACTAAGAACACCACTCAATGCAATCATAGGTTATTCCCAGATGCTTCAGGATAGCGATTTTGGAACTGTGAATGAGAAACAGGAACGTTTTGCAAACCATATTTCTACAAGTGGAAAACATCTTCTGGAACTTATAAATGACATTCTTGACCTTTCCAAAGTTGAAGCTGGAAAGATGGATCTGCACACTGAAACTTTTGAAGTGAATGACGTACTCAAAAATGTTTACAACATTATCGATCCTCTTGCTGTAAAGAAAAATATAGAGTTTAATTTTGTAATTGACCAAGATATTTCCATATACGCCGATAAAGTCAGGTTCAAGCAGATACTCTACAACCTCTTGAGCAATGCGATCAAATTCACACCCAACGGCGGGCATGTTACAGCAAACATTAGTGCAAATGAGAACGTTTTGAAAATATCAGTCATCGATGATGGAATTGGCATTTCTCATGAAGAGCAGAAAAAACTCTTTACTCCATTCTATCAGGCAGATTCCTCCACAGCAAGAAAATATCAGGGAACCGGTCTTGGATTATCCATTGTCAGAAAAATGGTAGAACTCCATGGCGGTACTATTGAAGTGGAAAGTGAACCCGGCAAAGGAAGTACATTCACTTTCACATTACCCATTCTAAAAGAAGAAAAAGATTAA
- a CDS encoding 2-oxoacid:ferredoxin oxidoreductase subunit beta codes for MVSIEDYGNFETAWCPGCGNFGILKAVKQALVNLGRSPHEVLVASGIGQSSKTPHYLNCNGFNGLHGRSLPPATGAKIANHELTVIAVTGDGDCYGEGGNHFLHTVRRNPDITMIVHDNQIYGLTKGQASPTSEIGMKTKVQTHGVFNMPLNPLSMAISLDCSFVARGYAGKVSHLTSLIEKAIEHKGLSLVDVLQPCVSFNKLNTFKWYSERVYEMEDAGYELNDRVRAFERSMEWGEKIPLGVFYVNEKPSFGDYLDVLKSGPLYKNQPATEKVNELIDGFI; via the coding sequence ATGGTCAGCATAGAGGATTATGGCAACTTTGAAACTGCATGGTGTCCGGGATGTGGAAACTTCGGAATCCTGAAGGCCGTTAAACAGGCACTTGTAAATCTGGGACGTTCGCCTCATGAGGTGCTTGTGGCCTCAGGTATCGGTCAGTCAAGCAAGACTCCGCATTATCTTAACTGTAATGGATTTAACGGGCTTCATGGCCGCTCACTCCCGCCTGCAACAGGTGCAAAGATCGCAAACCATGAACTCACTGTAATTGCTGTTACAGGTGATGGAGATTGCTATGGTGAAGGTGGCAACCATTTCCTGCATACGGTCAGGAGAAATCCGGATATAACAATGATCGTGCATGATAATCAGATATACGGACTCACAAAAGGGCAGGCATCGCCCACAAGTGAAATAGGTATGAAAACAAAGGTTCAGACTCATGGAGTGTTCAACATGCCGCTAAATCCATTGTCAATGGCAATATCCCTGGATTGTTCTTTTGTGGCTCGCGGATATGCGGGAAAAGTCTCACATTTAACGTCCCTGATAGAAAAGGCCATTGAGCACAAAGGTCTCTCGCTGGTTGATGTACTTCAGCCATGTGTATCTTTCAACAAACTTAACACGTTCAAGTGGTATTCTGAAAGAGTATATGAGATGGAAGATGCCGGATATGAACTCAATGATCGTGTGAGGGCATTTGAAAGGTCAATGGAATGGGGAGAAAAGATCCCTCTTGGTGTTTTCTATGTGAATGAGAAGCCAAGTTTTGGGGATTATCTTGATGTTCTGAAATCTGGTCCGCTTTACAAGAACCAGCCGGCAACAGAAAAAGTGAATGAACTTATAGACGGCTTTATATGA
- a CDS encoding 2-oxoacid:acceptor oxidoreductase subunit alpha, which produces MNRKGITVTIDLNIKVGGSAGQGLQTTGMALAKTLKKSGFHVFATQYYLSRVRGGHNTFKIRISDSPIAAMTEGVDLLLALDSESIDKHLSEITEGVVVVDADTVKVNSSSESIFHVPMLKIAKDVCGDKIYSNSVSMGAVVGLLCLEMSNLEEILKASFKKKGEDIIQKNISAAKAGYDYVKENYPGGCKFAVTDPGEKEKMMLISGNEAVGLGALAAGVQFLAAYPMTPSTGVMTYVAANADKFNAVVEQAEDEIAALNMILGASYAGARSMTTTSGGGFALMAEALGLAGITETPAVIFLCQRPGPATGLPTMTEQGDLQFVLTAAQGEFPRCILAPGTPEECFYLTAEAFNIADKYQIPVFVLSDQYLADSLFTTKRFDPSKISVERHLLSDSQLKNRTEEYRRYKLTPSGISPRALPGQQGVLVLSDSDEHDEFGHICEDAGNRIKMNDKRMKKLELLRDEISVAKVYGDMNAEISLIGWGSTGGPLAEVVDILKSEGKSVNLVHFTHIHPLPVEATRKLFSKAKKTVCVESNSTGQFARHLKLDVDINVTEKILRYDGEPFSPEFIIAALKEKEVI; this is translated from the coding sequence ATGAATCGTAAGGGGATAACCGTGACCATAGATCTCAATATCAAAGTAGGGGGTTCAGCCGGACAGGGTCTTCAGACAACCGGCATGGCTCTTGCCAAGACGCTAAAGAAAAGTGGATTCCATGTTTTTGCAACGCAGTACTACCTTTCCAGAGTACGTGGCGGACACAACACATTCAAGATCCGCATAAGTGATTCTCCCATCGCTGCAATGACCGAAGGAGTGGATCTGCTCCTTGCGCTGGACTCAGAATCCATCGATAAACACCTTTCAGAAATAACCGAAGGGGTTGTTGTGGTCGATGCAGATACTGTGAAAGTGAACAGCAGTTCAGAATCCATATTCCATGTTCCTATGCTGAAAATTGCAAAGGATGTCTGTGGCGATAAGATCTATTCCAATTCTGTTTCCATGGGTGCTGTGGTCGGTCTTTTGTGTCTTGAAATGTCCAACCTTGAAGAAATACTAAAAGCCTCTTTCAAGAAGAAAGGGGAGGACATCATACAGAAGAATATCAGTGCTGCAAAAGCAGGCTATGATTATGTAAAGGAGAATTATCCCGGAGGATGTAAGTTCGCTGTAACTGACCCCGGAGAAAAGGAAAAGATGATGCTCATAAGCGGCAATGAGGCTGTGGGCCTTGGTGCTCTTGCTGCAGGAGTGCAGTTCCTTGCAGCTTATCCCATGACTCCTTCAACTGGTGTCATGACCTATGTGGCCGCAAATGCGGATAAATTCAATGCTGTTGTGGAACAGGCAGAAGATGAAATAGCTGCACTGAACATGATACTTGGAGCTTCCTACGCAGGAGCCCGTTCTATGACTACTACTTCTGGTGGCGGATTTGCTCTCATGGCCGAGGCTCTGGGACTTGCCGGCATTACAGAAACTCCTGCTGTTATTTTCCTCTGCCAGCGTCCAGGCCCTGCAACAGGTCTTCCAACAATGACCGAGCAGGGTGACCTCCAGTTCGTCCTGACCGCTGCACAGGGAGAGTTCCCCAGATGCATACTTGCACCCGGAACGCCTGAAGAGTGTTTCTATCTGACTGCTGAAGCCTTCAATATCGCTGATAAGTATCAGATCCCTGTTTTCGTGCTGAGTGACCAGTATCTTGCGGATTCACTTTTCACAACAAAGAGATTCGATCCTTCTAAAATAAGCGTGGAAAGGCATCTGCTTTCGGATTCGCAGTTAAAAAACAGGACAGAAGAATACAGGCGCTACAAACTGACTCCTTCCGGAATCTCCCCGCGTGCCCTTCCAGGACAGCAAGGTGTGCTTGTTCTCTCTGACAGTGATGAACACGATGAGTTCGGCCACATCTGTGAGGATGCGGGAAACCGCATTAAGATGAATGACAAGCGCATGAAGAAACTTGAACTCCTTCGTGATGAGATCTCTGTTGCAAAAGTATATGGTGACATGAATGCTGAAATATCACTCATAGGATGGGGTTCGACCGGTGGTCCACTTGCTGAAGTGGTGGATATCCTGAAAAGTGAAGGCAAGTCCGTAAATCTTGTCCACTTCACCCATATTCATCCGCTGCCGGTAGAGGCAACCAGGAAGTTGTTCTCCAAAGCCAAAAAGACCGTTTGTGTGGAAAGCAATTCCACAGGTCAGTTTGCCCGGCATCTCAAACTGGATGTTGATATCAATGTCACGGAAAAGATTCTCAGGTATGATGGTGAACCTTTCAGTCCTGAGTTCATAATTGCTGCTCTTAAGGAAAAGGAGGTGATCTGA
- a CDS encoding ATPase domain-containing protein — MPTGIANLDKKISGGYPKGKGILITGVPGAGKTIFGLHFLHKSCMDGKKCIMIATEETPEDLLEQAAMLGLGLESFIEKGLLVIKQVIELRTRTIAREAHLVDDFSDTEIDIIEETHLDRHLRPDQEGFNIEEIDLIDLVRLIPEDTDVSVIDNIGVLAFGLQPKEFRDKFDTINRLLAKQKTTTLYIMDEAAYEMTHKIADYSTYGAVKLMVKENPYTGKNERFLSIPKMRSTKISLDITIFDITSAGISLKGSKAKLVEL, encoded by the coding sequence ATGCCCACAGGAATAGCAAACCTCGACAAAAAAATCAGTGGCGGTTATCCGAAAGGTAAAGGAATTCTTATAACAGGTGTTCCCGGTGCTGGTAAAACGATATTTGGACTACATTTTCTCCATAAGTCATGCATGGATGGTAAGAAGTGCATAATGATCGCAACCGAAGAGACTCCTGAAGACCTGCTGGAACAGGCTGCAATGCTTGGTCTGGGTTTAGAATCATTTATTGAGAAAGGACTGCTTGTAATTAAACAGGTTATAGAACTAAGGACCAGAACGATTGCCAGGGAAGCACACCTTGTCGATGATTTCAGCGATACTGAAATTGATATCATTGAAGAGACACACCTTGACAGGCATTTAAGACCTGATCAGGAAGGTTTTAATATTGAAGAGATCGACCTGATAGACCTTGTAAGACTTATTCCTGAAGACACGGATGTGTCTGTTATTGATAATATTGGGGTTCTTGCATTCGGCCTTCAACCAAAGGAATTCAGGGACAAGTTTGATACAATTAACCGTTTGCTCGCAAAGCAAAAAACAACAACCCTCTACATAATGGATGAAGCCGCATATGAAATGACACACAAGATAGCTGATTACTCAACTTACGGTGCTGTCAAGCTCATGGTTAAAGAGAATCCATATACAGGCAAGAACGAACGCTTCCTTAGCATACCCAAGATGCGAAGCACAAAGATCTCCCTGGATATCACGATATTCGATATTACTTCAGCCGGGATCAGCCTTAAGGGCTCAAAGGCCAAACTTGTTGAACTTTGA